From the genome of Eublepharis macularius isolate TG4126 chromosome 12, MPM_Emac_v1.0, whole genome shotgun sequence, one region includes:
- the LOC129339479 gene encoding vomeronasal type-2 receptor 26-like produces the protein MQHLQLRLHKYFNSGDFILGFITSQISRYDRSMTFTAKTEQKLSQLSFVTTHYQHVFALEFAIQEINENPQILPNVTLGFHIYDNYKNARVTYYVTIQLISTKNKFVPNYKCDTQDNLITVIGGLGWETSNQISDILRIYDIPQLLYGFASGMVGKAQEFSFYGMIPSETVQYMGILQLLLHFKWTWIGLIADKKSGESFIQTMLPLFSRTGICFAFIEMYHHLFYIVSLRKLLDNLKNSTTNVVVFYGETTSMIFLIYILRLTQITQNTKGKVWILTAQMEFTSWARGLDIRGLHGALSFSIHYNDVPGFQHFLQSTNPTRRKEDGFIRYFWEQAFNCVFPKSGLDKNNGNKNICTGEERLEDLPGSLFEMSMTGHSYNVYNAVYAVAYALHAMYSSHSKRTTMAMGEKRNIFNLQPWQLHHFLKHISFNNTAGLVISFDENGELIGGLDIVNWVTFPNQTIIRVKVGQMDHQAPLDQALTIKKDAIVWHSWFNQVQPLSVCNDNCHLGYQKKMKNGEPFCCYDCIPCPEGKVADRKDTAECFQCPYDHHPNNDRDSCIPKVVIFLSYKEPLGISLAVVAILFSLSTALVLRTFMKHHNTPIVKANNQNITYTLLISLLLCFLCALLFIGHPEKVTCLLRQTAFAITFSVAVSSVLAKTITVVLAFMATKPESKMKKWLGKRLASSIVIVCSLVQAVICVIWLATSPPFPDADMHSMLEEIILECNEGAATMFYCTLGYMGFLAIASFTVAFQARKLPDSFNEAKFISFSMMVFCSVWLSFIPTYLSSNGKYMVAVEIFSMLSSSAGLLGCIFFPKCYIIVLRPELNSKEQLVRRGNFK, from the exons ATGCAGCATCTCCAACTCCGTCTTCACAAATACTTTAATTCAGGCGATTTCATTCTTGGTTTCATTACTTCTCAGATTTCTCGTTACGACCGTTCAATGACTTTTACtgccaaaacagaacaaaaattatCTCAGCTCAG TTTTGTGACAACACATTACCAGCATGTCTTTGCTTTGGAATTTGCTATACAGGAGATTAATGAAAATCCCCAGATTTTACCTAATGTTACTCTGGGATTCCATATCTATGACAACTATAAAAATGCTAGGGTGACTTATTATGTTACAATTCAacttatttccacaaaaaataaaTTTGTGCCCAACTACAAGTGTGACACACAGGACAATCTAATCACCGTCATCGGGGGACTTGGCTGGGAAACATCCAACCAAATATCGGATATTTTGCGCATCTATGATATACCACAG CTGTTGTATGGATTTGCTTCAGGAATGGTTGGAAAAGCACAAGAATTTTCCTTCTATGGGATGATCCCCAGTGAAACTGTCCAGTATATGGGGATTCTCCAACTACTCCTTCATTTTAAATGGACATGGATTGGATTAATAGCTGACAAAAAGAGCGGAGAAAGCTTTATTCAGACAATGCTTCCATTATTTTCCAGGACAGGCATATGTTTTGCCTTTATAGAAATGTATCACcatttattttatattgtaagTCTCAGGAAGCTCTTAGATAATCTCAAGAACAGCACAACCAATGTTGTGGTGTTCTATGGAGAAACTACTTCCATGATATTTTTGATTTACATATTACGTTTGACACAAATAACACAAAATACAAAAGGCAAAGTATGGATTTTGACAGCCCAGATGGAGTTCACATCATGGGCAAGAGGACTGGATATTCGAGGTCTCCATGGTGCTTTATCTTTTTCAATTCATTATAATGATGTGCCAGGATTCCAGCATTTTCTTCAGAGCACAAACCCTACCCGCAGAAAAGAAGATGGCTTTATCAGGTACTTCTGGGAGCAGGCATTTAACTGTGTGTTTCCAAAATCTGGCCTGGACAAGAACAATGGGAATAAAAATATTTGTACTGgagaggagagactggaggacCTTCCTGGGTCTCTTTTTGAAATGAgcatgactggccacagctataatgtctacaatgctgtctatgctgtAGCCTATGCTTTACATGCCATGTATTCATCACACTCCAAAAGAACAACAATGGCCATGGGAGAGAAAAGGAACATTTTCAATCTGCAGCCATGGCAG CTTCACCATTTTCTGAAACACATCTCTTTTAACAATACTGCTGGACTTGTGATCTCTTTTGATGAGAATGGGGAATTAATAGGAGGACTGGATATTGTCAATTGGGTCACATTCCCAAACCAAACTATTATTAGAGTGAAAGTTGGACAGATGGATCACCAGGCTCCTTTGGATCAGGCACTGACCATTAAAAAGGATGCCATTGTGTGGCACAGCTGGTTTAATCAG GTACAGCCTCTTTCTGTGTGTAATGACAACTGCCACCTTGGCtatcagaaaaaaatgaagaacGGGGAACCATTTTGCTGCTATGACTGTATACCATGTCCAGAAGGAAAAGTAGCTGATCGTAAAG ACACGGCTGAATGTTTTCAATGTCCATATGATCATCATCCAAACAACGACCGGGATTCATGCATTCCCAAAGTTGTCATCTTCTTGTCCTATAAAGAACCCTTAGGGATTAGTTTAGCTGTTGTTgctattttgttttctttgagcACAGCTCTGGTGCTAAGAACATTCATGAAGCACCACAACACtcccattgtcaaagccaacaatcagAACATCACGTACACTCTTCtcatctccctcctgctctgcttcctttGTGCATTACTATTCATTGGGCATCCTGAAAAGGTGACCTGTCTCCTCCGCCAAACTGCCTTTGCCATCACcttctcagtggctgtttcttcTGTGCTGGcaaaaaccatcactgtggtccTAGCTTTCATGGCCACAAAGCCAGAATCCAAGATGAAGAAGTGGTTGGGGAAAAGATTGGCCTCCTCCATTGTTATTGTCTGCTCCCTTGTTCAAGCAGTCATTTGTGTTATTTGGCTGGCAACCTCTCCCCCGTTCCCAGATGCTGATATGCATTCAATGCTAGAAGAAATCATATTAGAATGTAATGAGGGGGCAGCAACCATGTTCTACTGTACCCTGGGCTATATGGGTTTCCTGGCCATTGCTAGCTTTACTGTTGCTTTCCAAGCCAGGAAACTTCCTGatagttttaatgaagccaaatTTATCTCTTTCAGCATGAtggtgttttgcagtgtttggttaTCATTTATACCAACGTATCTGAGCTCCAATGGGAAATatatggtagctgtggagatcttctctatGTTATCCTCCAGTGCTGGGCTTCTGGGttgcatttttttcccaaaatgcTACATTATTGTTCTGAGGCCTGAACTGAACAGCAAAGAACAGCTAGTGAGGAGAGGAAATTTTAAATGA